The Panicum virgatum strain AP13 chromosome 6K, P.virgatum_v5, whole genome shotgun sequence nucleotide sequence CGTTGGAGCTCGCAACCTGAACGCGGAACACCCTAGCTTGAGGCGACACAGCATGGAGAAAGACAGGAGGAGAGGTGAGATTGAAGTTCAGAATGTTGGTGACTTGGGCGGTGGACAGGGAGGGTGAGCATGGACAGGGGGTGAACCAGAGAGGAgcaggggggaggaggagaagggagcAGCAGTGCAGTAGAAGTCACGgagaaggagatcttggaaagCGGCACCTGGTCGGGTCGTCGTCTCGAGGGCGGATGCAATCCGCGCGCGCGGTGGCCCGTGCCaaagcagcggcggtggcgtcggAGAGGAGGGCTTGAGGTGGAGGTCGGGCTGGGTGCGTGGTGGCTCGTCGACGGGACGCTCAGGTGGGGTGGGTTGCCGGTGGGTGGCCGCCGGCGGGTCGCCCGCAGGGGGGCGTGGCCCTGCGGGAGTTCACTCATCTCTCGCACTTACGAGTGGTCCGACTGAAGCTGCCCACGACTTATTTTTGGCACACACTGGAGCTGTTGCCCTTCACTCtattcggctggctgtggccgGTGGCtaatgctgatttgttatgaaaaaaaatactgCTGTCTGACTGATGatgatggctggtgctggtttggtgtgagagaaaaacattaGTTGCAGCCGAAGAGGAGCACCGAGCTCTGGCGGGACTTCTGGAGCACCAAAGCGTCACAGGAGGCAGCATCGTGGGATACTTCCCTTGCCAGAGAATTTTAGGAGGGTAGTAGTTTCTGCAGCCATTTCTCTGCAATACTGATATATCAGTGGAACCACATGTTGCTACTTGATGATTATGCTAGTGTTGAACCATTATGTAATGACATTAAGCTCAATCTCTTGTTTAAGGACAGTATGTTGTAGTAGGGATTCATTATCTAGCTATAGACCTGTATGTTGTCACTTACCGTATGTTTGGATCCACTCGCTAATTCATTACCTGGCAAGCTAAAATTAGCCGGGTTGAGTTACTATCCACCCATCTATCTACAGTAGGGTTTTAGCTAGGAATTAACTAGTTTCGTTTAGATTCATCCAACTAAAAATTAGCTATATACAAACTAGCTGGTGGATCAAAACAGATCCTTCGTTGTATAAATTGTAATGTCGGTCCATTCCCGTATTTCAGATTCCACAGTCACTTGCCTACTTGTTTACTCCTAATTAGATGGCATTGTCTGCAGTACTGAAACTGGAGGCCTTGACTAAACagccaaactttttttttttttgctttcttTAGAGCCGCCCACGCCATCTCACCCCTAATCCCTAACAGCAATCGAAACTGACGACGAGCAGAAGAATACAGAACAGTGGTGGCGACAGGGACGTGGCATGAACATTtcatttccttatttttttagcTGCACTGCTCTGCGTGCATCCAAAGAGGGTAGGGAGaccgctcaaaaaaaaaaagagggtagGGAGAAATTGCGCGCTGTTTGGACGCTGTGCGGgtgtttagttgatgaaaatttttggtacaaaggtcacatcaaatgtttgatCAGATGTCGGGAGAAATTTTCGGacattaattaaaaaactaatttcagaactcgcttggaaaccgcgagacgaattttttgaggtctttgaccgcatcattagcacatgtgggttactgtagcacttatggctaaccatgcactaattaggctcaaaagattcgtctcgtcgtgtacatctaaactgtgcactttgttttattttttaactatatttaatgctccatacatgtgtctaaAGGTGAggcaaaaatttttgggtgaaaatttttggtaactaaaaaGCTCGCGTCAACTGCAGTGCTGGACAGCTATCCTATTCCATGGCCGTGTTCGTGTCACCGGGAGTGGTAGCGTGTCAAACGTCTCTAGTCTTCTTTAGAACCGTAGTTTAAATCGATCTGCGGAATGTTgtaaatttggaattttgggATGACGGATTGCGTGACCTGAACTCGAgcattttggaattttgggtTGTATAATAATTGGAAACAAAGGGGGGAACAAAGGAAAGAAGTCCTCCTTTTCACAAAAAATATAAAGAATACTTCATCCATCCCACAATATTTGCACATTTAAGATCAAACTCACAAACCAATACATGGTgtgaaattacaaaaataatttttgtCTTTTATGATAAGAATCCACATACTGTCTTATTTTTTGTGAGAAGAATTCGGATATTGTCTTAtctctttttttagaaaatttcggATCTCTTGTCTTTTATGATAATTAAGTCAAAGTAGCGGATAAATTACATATGTGCAATTATTTTGAGACTGGGAGTACTAGTTCGAGTAATTTACAGTAACTTCCGGTTAATAAATTCCTTTTTTGATGGGACGGTTAATAAATTCTTCCTTGCGGCTTACGAGGAAAATAAAAAACGCGCGCCACGTGGTCACCCACCCCCAACGCAATTCCATCTTCTTCTCCGAATCCACCCCAAACTTCCAACATCCCAACGGAGTCCCCTGTTCTCGGCGCGATCCGCCCCTCCCCTTGCTCGAGGCCAGCTGCCCCGAATCGATCGAGAACGCCGAGTTCCGCAGCCGGGGTCGCCCAAAGGCGCCTGCTTTCCGCCGAatcccccgccgctgccgccatcgTTGATGCGCCGGGGCCGGGCCGTCGAGATTCCGGCGTGAGGTGCGGTTCCTgacttgccgtgcgtgcggagAGGAGCGCCCGCCTTCCGGCTGCCCGTCGGCCATGGCGTGCCGGGGCTTCTTCGAGTGCGTCCTCAAGCTGCTCAACCTCGTCGTCATGGCGGTCGGGCTGGCCATGGTGGGCTACGGCGCCTACCTGCTCGTGATGTGGCTGCAGGtggtgccgccggcgccggcgccggcgccggcggccgtggcTGCCAGCGGCGAGCTGGTGCGGCTCGGGAggccgctgctgctcctggtCGATGCGTCCGCCCTGTCGGACGGGACCGCGAAGAAGCTCTCCAGTGCCTGGTGCGTGCGTGACGAGCGATCTCCACTGCTCTCCTTGTCCACGTATAAAGCTAGGATCTTCCATGTGTTCAGGGCGCATCTGTGATTTGTTTAGGAAACGCAGCGGACACTACCGCTAGTGTGTATTTAGATGCTTAGCAGTTAACAGTTAACACTCCCGCATGTTATGTATAGACAAATGTGGAATCTTGCAGCTTGATAATCACTAAGTTGCACGTAGtcgatctcaaaaaaaaaaaaaagttgcacgTAGTCGTGGCAATAATCTGACATAATAGTACAGTATGCGGTGGAGTACTATAGCCCCACGTACAGatcttcctttccttttctgcaTTTTTTTCAGTGGTTATCCTTGATCTAATATATTATTTCCTTACTGTATTGGGAATTCgccatcattttttttttcaattagtGTTCTTTTAACTTTCTGCTGGAATTGACATACTGTGCTGTTGTCTTAACATTATGGAGTTGATATACTGTGACAAAAGAAGAAATGTTAACAAGTCCGTTGTTGAGCTACCAATTTGTGTGCTTTAATTTTTGCTCCTCATAATAATGTTCTGATCGTAATAGGATCACTTAAGTAGGATTACGATTACGAAACATTGTATATGCCATAGTCACGTATGAAGTTCCACTATTATTAGGATGTTCTGCTTTGTGTATCATCTTTCACATCTCTTTTCTAACACTTTGTTTTGAATCTTTTGCAGGTTTATTTTTGCGTTCATTGGTGTGGGTGTTGTACTCTTCATCACATCGATCTTTGGTTGTGCCGGAGCTAGGAATGGATGCTGCTTGTCCATTGTATCCAAATCAAATGCTGTTACTGTCTCGTCAACTATCAAGTAATTATGCTCAGGGGAGAAATGGAAAGAATAGTACTACTAACTAATACCAATATATGTAAATAGCAATGAACTAATATATATAGATAATCAAAATTGAAAAGAATTGTCCTTTTCTGTATACTTTCCCCATCCTGTTGCTAATGCAGATCTTATGCTATTGATCGGATCATTTAGAAATCAACCATAATATATCATCAATATGGATATGAATCCTCAAGGCACATCAAAGTGTAGGAATATTGTTTGACTGACATTTTACGCAAGATGCAACTGGACATTCAAAAGCCTGATTGATTAATCACAAAAGGTTTCATATGTAGCTTCAGATGCTATGATGTTCCCTATTTACTGATTTTGATAGCAGTTCGCCCATTAGCCACATGCCAACATATCCTACCTTGTTTTCTGTGGTTGCATACGGCGTACCATGCTTCCTTGACATTTCAAACAGTATTCATTCCTCATTATTTTGTTCATACTGGTAGAGCTTGCTGCGGGAGGCTTCATTTTCTTCAACCATAATTGGAAAGAGGTGTATACACTTTACGATCAGTCCCTCTTTTGTTGCATGTGATTTTTCTTCTTGAACTTACTTTCCCATTTGGACTTTGCAGGTGGTCCCAGTTGACAAAACTGGTAACTTTAACATGATGTACAGCTTTCTAAAAGAGAATTGGAgaattgcaaaatgggttgcACTTGGAGCTGTTATATTTGAGGTAAAATAGCTGTCCATCCCTTGGATTGTTGGATTTCTGTATAAAAGCATTCAGGAGTCAAAGCACTTCTGCGCATGCATTAAGTTTGTTTTACATACCTACATAGAGTGCATGCTGTAAATTTGGTATCACAATGTCGTGGCAATCATCCAATTATAGGCAACAATAATTTTAGCAGTAGGGGAATTATGAAATGAAGCAGAGCTCCTGCCTTTGTGAAAAAGTGGTAGGGATTTTACAGCTCAGAACAGTGTTATCTATCTACTTTTAGAGCTATTTCGGGTAAGACAGTTTTAAGAAGCTTATAAAAGTGTATCCTAGTGATATGCTTATTCAGAGAGTTTAAACAGGATGGTCCCTCTTGAGTCTTGACATTTTAATATCCTCTTTACGCTGCTTCTCTTAGTTCACTCCTGTTTGCTTCTCTGCAGGTGTTTTTTTTATTGGTATAGGTTAATAGGTTCTAGTCTTAGGGGAAAATAAAAGTAAATGCCATGCTTTCTAATTTTTGGATTGTCTCTTTCAGGTTGCAAAAATAGGTGTGTGTTTTACCAATGGTCACCACACTAAAACCTAAACATATATTTTCTAATGTTTGGTAGCATGTTACTGACATCAAATTGTTTCAAGTCTGGTATATATGAACATGGACCTATATGGGTAACTGCATCAAACATATATTTGACAGTACTATGTTAGACGACTTGAATGGACCTGATTAGAACATAGTATTTGGAAAGAGTTGAAATTTCTGCTTAAAGGATGTCTATTTAGTGTCTGTTAAATTATTTCTTGCATTCTTATCATGCTATACCTCACCATTTTGTTTCTTAGAACTGTAATAGTATCACAGCATGCAATGTTTCAATTGCCAGGAGTAAAAGCAGCAAACTGTTTCTTGTTCTTTTTGCAGGCATTGCTGTTCACTGTGGCTATCATAGTACAGTCAGGCAATCAAGCTGATTATGACAGTGATGACGAGTACATCGGCCCGAGGTCTGGAATAAGGCAGCCACTGGTAAATCAGCATCAGCAAGCTGCTGCTGATCCTAGGGTGCCCAATCTCGACTACCGCCCAATCCGGAACGATGCATGGAGCCAAAGGATGAGAGAAAAGGTGCAAACCTCTCTTCTAGCTGCATAGCTTTTATGGCACTCGTGTGTTCTCTTTGTTTTGTTGCTCACACCGGTATCTTCTGTTGTGGCAGTATGGGGCGGATAGCTTCGATCCAAACAGGTTTCAACAAGCCACGATATCTCCTGcagagcaaagaaaccgatgtACAATTCTCTGAGGCTTGGTTGATATCAGGCACTAGTGATTCCAAGTTTATATCCAACTGGGCAATTACATCGACTCCTGGATAATGCGTGCCTGGTTTATTCAAGGTTGCCATGTTGTGTAGAATATCGAGAGTTTTGCCTTTGCCTGCCTGTGTCCGTTGGTTTGCAGGGTCAGAACTCCATACTTCTACTGGTATAGGTACTGAATCCGTCAGGGTTTTGTGTTAAGTACCGAACCTAGTTTGTGTTTCAGATAATGTTTCAATGTAatcttttaaaaaataaatatttcaaTGTGCATAAAACTTCTGTCTGTGAAGTGATTTTCACTATATGCACCATGTTTATAAACCAGACATGTTTG carries:
- the LOC120711470 gene encoding tobamovirus multiplication protein 2A-like, producing the protein MACRGFFECVLKLLNLVVMAVGLAMVGYGAYLLVMWLQVVPPAPAPAPAAVAASGELVRLGRPLLLLVDASALSDGTAKKLSSAWFIFAFIGVGVVLFITSIFGCAGARNGCCLSIYSFLIILFILVELAAGGFIFFNHNWKEVVPVDKTGNFNMMYSFLKENWRIAKWVALGAVIFEALLFTVAIIVQSGNQADYDSDDEYIGPRSGIRQPLVNQHQQAAADPRVPNLDYRPIRNDAWSQRMREKYGADSFDPNRFQQATISPAEQRNRCTIL